The following proteins are encoded in a genomic region of bacterium:
- a CDS encoding response regulator, whose translation MARIEETLRFVPGGAALVDAAGTVRAASERFGEMLGAAADGLAGRPLAELLDTGGRPIAELLDAISGADAPPASVLLRTAGGRAPALLVGAPAENDLIIAALPVDAASSAPDMLARLAAGVAHDFNNMLTAILGNVSLARLALAPDHAAQTRLAAAEQAGERARGLTRRLLTFARGGEPVKRTVEVADLLREAARDGAAGRIRCDLSLPPNLWAIDADAGQIAHAVQSLLRRAGTNAERVELSAENIAAEAPRPVGAPGGAAVRIVVAAAGRAGRDAEEDHDARASAWLDLAAAYSIAQRHGGALLMPDAEGAATLELWLPALATPRPVVPVGDGVPSGRRVRVLAMDDEPLIREVMRLYLERRGFEAVTAAEGREAIDLYRRAFGAGRRFDVVILDMTVPGGMGAAEAIAGLREIDPGVRAIVASGFATDPLMARCREHGFAAALTKPFRASELGEALDDVLRG comes from the coding sequence ATGGCGCGGATCGAAGAGACGCTTCGCTTCGTTCCCGGCGGCGCGGCGTTGGTCGACGCCGCGGGAACGGTGCGCGCCGCATCCGAACGATTCGGCGAAATGCTCGGCGCCGCGGCCGACGGTTTGGCCGGCCGGCCGCTCGCGGAGCTGCTCGACACCGGCGGGCGGCCGATCGCCGAACTGCTGGACGCGATTTCCGGCGCCGACGCGCCGCCGGCGAGCGTCCTGCTGCGGACGGCCGGCGGACGCGCCCCGGCGCTGCTCGTCGGCGCCCCCGCCGAAAACGACCTGATCATCGCCGCCCTGCCGGTGGACGCCGCCTCGTCGGCCCCCGACATGCTGGCGCGGCTCGCCGCGGGCGTGGCGCACGACTTCAACAACATGCTCACCGCGATCCTCGGCAACGTCTCCCTCGCGCGGCTCGCCCTCGCCCCCGACCACGCCGCGCAGACGCGGCTCGCCGCGGCCGAGCAGGCGGGGGAGCGGGCGCGCGGGCTGACGCGGCGCCTCCTCACGTTCGCCCGCGGCGGCGAGCCGGTGAAGCGCACGGTGGAGGTCGCCGACCTCCTGCGCGAGGCGGCGCGCGACGGCGCGGCCGGCCGGATCCGCTGCGACCTCTCGCTTCCGCCGAACCTCTGGGCGATCGACGCCGACGCGGGCCAGATCGCGCACGCCGTGCAGAGCCTGCTCCGCCGGGCCGGGACGAACGCCGAGCGGGTCGAGCTGTCGGCGGAGAACATCGCGGCCGAAGCGCCGCGTCCCGTCGGCGCCCCGGGCGGCGCGGCGGTGCGGATCGTCGTCGCCGCCGCGGGCCGCGCGGGACGCGACGCGGAAGAGGACCACGACGCGCGCGCCTCGGCCTGGCTCGATCTCGCCGCGGCCTACTCGATCGCGCAGCGGCACGGCGGCGCGCTGCTGATGCCGGACGCCGAGGGGGCGGCGACGCTCGAGCTCTGGCTTCCCGCGCTGGCGACGCCGCGGCCGGTCGTTCCCGTCGGGGACGGCGTGCCTTCGGGACGGCGCGTGCGCGTCCTCGCGATGGACGACGAGCCGCTGATCCGCGAGGTGATGCGCCTCTACCTCGAACGGCGCGGCTTCGAGGCCGTCACCGCGGCCGAGGGGCGCGAGGCGATCGACCTCTACCGGCGCGCCTTCGGCGCCGGACGCCGCTTCGACGTCGTGATCCTCGACATGACGGTCCCCGGCGGCATGGGCGCGGCGGAGGCGATCGCCGGCCTGCGCGAGATCGACCCCGGCGTGCGCGCGATCGTCGCCAGCGGCTTCGCCACCGATCCGCTGATGGCCCGCTGCCGCGAGCACGGCTTCGCCGCGGCGCTCACCAAGCCGTTCCGCGCCTCCGAGCTGGGCGAGGCGCTCGACGACGTGCTGCGCGGCTGA
- the dcm gene encoding DNA (cytosine-5-)-methyltransferase, with translation MADGAGFYEFFAGGGMARLGLGPAWTCLFANDVCPKKGAAYRRNFGEDAPYVVEDVARLSSAQLPGHPDLVWASFPCQDLSRAGRGAGLKGARSGTFWPFWELMRALDREGRGAPVVVLENVVGALSSNRGADFRAIVAAVAASGRRVGALVLDAADFVPQSRPRLFVVAVAADVAVPEALRGGAAGYGRTRAVAAAAAALPDELRASWIDWRLPAPDAPPPPLAALIEDVPRGVRWRPAAETARLLAMMSATQRAKLRAEQARGGRVVGALYRRTRRDAAGTRVQRAEARFDGVGGCLRTPAGGSSRQTILVVEGEKVRSRLLSAREAARMMGLPDGYVLPDNYNEAYHLVGDGVVVPVVDFLARRLLAPLRAARR, from the coding sequence GTGGCGGACGGCGCGGGGTTCTACGAGTTCTTCGCCGGGGGCGGCATGGCCCGCCTCGGCCTCGGTCCCGCGTGGACCTGCCTCTTCGCCAACGACGTCTGCCCGAAGAAGGGCGCCGCGTACCGCCGCAACTTCGGCGAGGACGCGCCGTACGTGGTCGAGGACGTCGCGCGTCTCTCCTCCGCGCAGCTTCCGGGGCACCCCGATCTCGTCTGGGCGTCGTTCCCCTGCCAGGACCTCTCGCGCGCCGGACGCGGCGCGGGGCTTAAAGGGGCCCGCAGCGGCACGTTCTGGCCGTTCTGGGAACTGATGCGGGCGCTCGACCGCGAAGGGCGCGGCGCGCCGGTCGTCGTGCTGGAGAACGTCGTCGGCGCGCTCTCGTCGAACCGCGGCGCCGACTTCCGCGCGATCGTCGCCGCGGTCGCCGCCTCGGGCCGGCGGGTCGGCGCGCTCGTGCTGGACGCGGCCGACTTCGTGCCGCAGTCCCGCCCGCGGCTCTTCGTCGTCGCCGTCGCCGCGGACGTCGCGGTTCCGGAGGCGCTGCGCGGCGGCGCCGCGGGATACGGCCGGACGCGCGCCGTCGCGGCCGCGGCCGCGGCGCTGCCGGACGAGCTCCGCGCGTCGTGGATCGACTGGCGCCTTCCGGCGCCGGACGCGCCGCCGCCGCCGCTCGCCGCGCTGATCGAGGACGTCCCGCGCGGCGTGCGCTGGCGGCCGGCCGCGGAGACGGCGCGGTTGCTGGCGATGATGTCGGCGACGCAGCGCGCGAAGCTGCGCGCGGAGCAGGCGCGGGGCGGGCGGGTCGTCGGGGCGCTCTACCGCCGCACGCGGCGCGACGCGGCGGGAACGCGCGTCCAGCGGGCCGAGGCGCGCTTCGACGGCGTCGGCGGCTGTCTTCGCACCCCGGCCGGCGGATCGAGTCGCCAGACGATCCTCGTCGTCGAGGGGGAAAAGGTCCGTTCCCGCCTGCTTTCGGCGCGCGAGGCGGCGCGGATGATGGGCCTGCCCGACGGCTACGTCCTGCCCGACAACTACAACGAGGCGTACCACCTCGTCGGCGACGGCGTGGTCGTGCCGGTCGTGGACTTTCTGGCGCGCCGGCTGCTCGCGCCGCTCCGCGCGGCGAGGCGATAG
- a CDS encoding ATP-dependent Clp protease adaptor ClpS, translating to MTDDLPVGPGGPQEETIERTEKKAVEPELWKVYLLNDDYTTMDFVVDVLERIFRMSPAEAHGTMMHIHRNGKGLAGVYPHEIAETKAAAAIEAARGAGFPLQATLERE from the coding sequence ATGACGGACGATCTCCCGGTCGGGCCCGGCGGGCCGCAGGAAGAGACGATCGAGCGGACGGAGAAGAAGGCCGTCGAACCGGAGCTGTGGAAGGTCTACCTGCTCAACGACGACTACACGACGATGGACTTCGTCGTGGACGTGCTCGAGCGGATCTTCCGGATGTCCCCCGCGGAAGCGCACGGGACGATGATGCACATCCACCGGAACGGCAAGGGGCTGGCCGGCGTCTACCCGCACGAGATCGCGGAGACGAAGGCCGCGGCGGCGATCGAGGCCGCCCGCGGCGCGGGTTTCCCGCTGCAGGCGACGCTCGAGAGGGAGTGA
- a CDS encoding MFS transporter: MERGGGEGSEEVGAARRGARRAVRAFAHRDFRLYISGQMVSLVGTWMQSVAQGWLVWRLTHSTAMLGVVGFCQMGPMLAFGLIGGLAADRFDRRRIVIATQSVMLVQATLLAALTLGGVVRPWHVLVLATLLGVANAFDMPGRQSFIVHLVGRDDLPNAIAINSSVFNSARIVGPAVAGLVVARWGEGVCFAVNAVSYVAVIAGLLALRVRPTPRAAGPGNAMGELREGFAYAWNARHARWLLVLLAAAGFFGMSYSAFMPAFAGEVLGGGPHELGMLLTATGLGALVAASFLAGHSELPFLARLAPYCVPFFGAMLIVFAAVRSLAAALFASALVAVGMITQLFLTNTLLQSLVPDRLRGRVVSIYSVTFGGFAPLGSLVLGQVAHVLPLQTVVAAGGAAAAAIGLVLARPLSDAVRAAVEARVPGRAAEPEVR, translated from the coding sequence ATGGAACGCGGCGGCGGAGAGGGATCCGAGGAAGTCGGCGCGGCCCGGCGGGGCGCGCGGCGCGCGGTCCGCGCCTTCGCCCACCGCGACTTCCGCCTCTACATCTCCGGCCAGATGGTCTCGCTCGTCGGCACCTGGATGCAGTCGGTGGCCCAGGGGTGGCTGGTCTGGCGGCTGACCCACTCGACCGCGATGCTCGGCGTCGTCGGCTTCTGCCAGATGGGGCCGATGCTCGCCTTCGGCCTGATCGGCGGGCTGGCGGCGGACCGCTTCGACCGGCGGCGGATCGTGATCGCGACGCAGAGCGTGATGCTGGTGCAGGCGACGCTCCTCGCCGCGCTGACGCTCGGCGGCGTGGTGCGCCCCTGGCACGTCCTCGTCCTCGCCACGTTGCTCGGCGTCGCCAACGCCTTCGACATGCCCGGCCGGCAGTCGTTCATCGTGCATCTCGTCGGGCGGGACGACCTGCCGAACGCGATCGCGATCAACTCCAGCGTCTTCAACAGCGCGCGGATCGTCGGCCCGGCGGTCGCGGGGCTGGTCGTCGCCCGTTGGGGCGAGGGGGTCTGCTTCGCGGTCAACGCGGTCTCCTACGTCGCGGTGATCGCCGGGCTGCTCGCGCTGCGCGTCCGCCCGACGCCGCGCGCGGCGGGGCCCGGAAACGCGATGGGGGAGCTGCGCGAGGGGTTCGCCTACGCCTGGAACGCGCGCCACGCCCGCTGGCTCCTCGTGCTGCTCGCGGCCGCCGGGTTCTTCGGCATGTCCTATTCCGCGTTCATGCCGGCCTTCGCCGGCGAGGTGCTCGGCGGCGGCCCGCACGAACTCGGCATGCTGCTCACCGCGACCGGCTTGGGCGCGCTCGTCGCCGCCTCGTTCCTCGCCGGTCATTCGGAGCTCCCGTTCCTCGCCCGGCTGGCGCCGTACTGCGTGCCGTTCTTCGGCGCGATGCTGATCGTCTTCGCCGCGGTGCGCTCGCTCGCCGCGGCGCTCTTCGCCTCCGCCCTCGTCGCGGTGGGGATGATCACGCAGCTCTTCCTGACCAACACGCTGCTGCAGAGCCTCGTCCCCGATCGGCTGCGCGGGCGCGTCGTCAGCATCTACTCCGTCACGTTCGGCGGCTTCGCGCCGCTGGGGAGCTTGGTTCTCGGGCAGGTCGCGCACGTCCTGCCGCTGCAGACCGTCGTCGCGGCCGGCGGCGCGGCGGCGGCGGCGATCGGGCTCGTCCTGGCGAGGCCGCTGTCGGACGCGGTCCGGGCGGCGGTCGAAGCCCGCGTCCCCGGGCGGGCGGCGGAGCCCGAGGTTAGGTAG
- a CDS encoding AAA family ATPase has protein sequence MFSAYVERLISVSCREASSRHHAYVTLEHFLFVLAHDPEGEELLAAVGVDLKRLRAALETFLREKVERLADGNEADPQPTLGFQRALRSAVIHVQSAGAPEVRPGDLLAALLEEKRSQAAKLLAAQDVTRLDVLNYIAHGISKVPPPDRAAAMERGEDEGDEEDEEEAPRERGGRPRRRPDPLAAYVVPLSERARDGALDPLIGRAAELQRALEVLCRRRKNNPVFVGDAGVGKTAMAEGLALRLLHEEGVPPALRGAELFALDGTALVAGTRYRGDFEERFKAVMDALRKRPKPILFIDEIHATIGAGAASGSVDLAAMIKPVLTQGDVRVVGASTFEEFKQIEKDRALARRLQKIVLEEPSPIETEAILRGLKPRYEAHHGVVYEPEALEAAARLAKRHLKESRLPDSAIDLLDEAGSMVRLENADREAGEPPRIGAAEVQRVVSRIARIPEQQVSGGDRERLLGLEESLKRVVFGQDEAVATVAQAIKRSRAGLASPDRPSGCFLFTGPTGVGKTELAKQLALQLGVEFIRFDMSEYAEKHAVARLIGAPPGYVGFEQGGLLVDAVRQHPWSVVLLDEIEKAHPDIYNILLQVMDHATLTDNAGRRADFRQTALILTSNAGSREQAAGAIGFKGDEGRDSAARAKEAVERVFSPEFRNRLDAIVTFNALRHEVMESIVDKFIAQLEAQLAERKIAVALTDEARAHLARRGYDPKFGARPLARVVQTEVRDPLTNEILFGRLERGGTVTIGLDGERLTFSVN, from the coding sequence ATGTTCAGCGCCTACGTCGAACGCCTGATCTCCGTCTCCTGCCGCGAGGCGTCCTCCCGCCACCACGCCTACGTGACGCTGGAGCATTTTCTCTTCGTCCTCGCCCACGACCCGGAAGGGGAGGAACTCCTCGCCGCGGTCGGCGTGGACCTGAAGCGGCTGCGCGCGGCGCTGGAGACGTTCCTGCGCGAGAAGGTGGAGCGGCTCGCCGACGGGAACGAGGCCGATCCGCAGCCGACGCTCGGCTTCCAGCGCGCGCTGCGCTCGGCGGTGATCCACGTGCAGAGCGCCGGCGCGCCGGAGGTCCGCCCCGGCGACCTGCTGGCCGCGCTGCTCGAGGAGAAGCGCTCGCAGGCGGCGAAGCTGCTCGCCGCGCAGGACGTGACGCGGCTCGACGTGCTGAACTACATCGCGCACGGCATCTCCAAGGTCCCGCCGCCGGACCGCGCCGCGGCGATGGAGCGCGGCGAGGACGAGGGGGACGAGGAGGACGAGGAAGAGGCGCCGCGGGAACGCGGCGGGCGGCCGCGCCGTCGTCCCGATCCGCTCGCGGCCTATGTCGTGCCGCTGTCGGAACGGGCGCGCGACGGCGCGCTCGATCCGCTGATCGGCCGCGCGGCCGAGCTGCAGCGCGCGCTCGAGGTCCTCTGCCGGCGCCGCAAGAACAACCCGGTCTTCGTCGGCGACGCCGGGGTGGGAAAGACGGCGATGGCCGAGGGGCTCGCCCTGCGGCTGCTCCACGAGGAAGGCGTTCCGCCGGCGCTGCGCGGCGCGGAACTGTTCGCGCTCGACGGCACGGCGCTCGTCGCCGGCACGCGCTACCGCGGCGACTTCGAGGAGCGGTTCAAGGCGGTGATGGACGCGCTGCGCAAGCGCCCCAAGCCGATCCTCTTCATCGACGAAATCCACGCCACGATCGGCGCCGGCGCGGCCTCGGGGTCGGTGGACCTCGCGGCGATGATCAAGCCGGTGCTGACGCAGGGGGACGTGCGCGTCGTCGGCGCGAGCACCTTCGAGGAGTTCAAGCAGATCGAGAAGGACCGAGCCCTCGCCCGGCGGCTGCAGAAGATCGTCCTCGAGGAGCCGTCGCCGATCGAGACCGAGGCGATCCTGCGCGGCCTCAAGCCGCGCTACGAGGCGCACCACGGCGTCGTCTACGAGCCGGAGGCGCTGGAGGCCGCGGCGCGGCTCGCCAAGCGGCACCTCAAGGAGAGCCGCCTGCCCGATTCGGCGATCGACCTGCTCGACGAGGCCGGCTCGATGGTCCGGCTGGAGAACGCCGACCGCGAGGCGGGCGAGCCGCCGCGCATCGGCGCGGCGGAGGTGCAGCGGGTCGTGTCGCGCATCGCGCGGATCCCCGAGCAGCAGGTTTCCGGCGGCGACCGCGAGCGGCTGCTCGGGCTCGAGGAGTCGCTGAAGCGGGTCGTCTTCGGCCAGGACGAGGCGGTGGCCACGGTGGCGCAGGCGATCAAGCGCTCGCGCGCCGGCCTCGCCTCCCCCGACCGTCCGAGCGGCTGCTTCCTCTTCACCGGCCCGACCGGCGTCGGCAAGACGGAGCTGGCCAAGCAGCTCGCGCTGCAGCTCGGCGTCGAGTTCATCCGCTTCGACATGAGCGAGTACGCCGAGAAGCACGCCGTGGCGCGGCTGATCGGCGCCCCTCCGGGCTACGTCGGCTTCGAGCAGGGGGGGCTGCTCGTGGACGCGGTGCGGCAGCATCCGTGGAGCGTGGTGCTGCTCGACGAGATCGAGAAGGCGCACCCCGACATCTACAACATCCTGCTGCAGGTGATGGACCACGCGACGCTGACCGACAACGCCGGGCGCCGCGCCGACTTCCGCCAGACGGCGCTGATCCTCACCTCGAACGCCGGCTCGCGCGAGCAGGCGGCGGGGGCGATCGGCTTCAAGGGGGACGAGGGGCGGGACTCCGCGGCGCGGGCCAAGGAGGCCGTGGAGCGCGTCTTCAGCCCGGAGTTCCGCAACCGCCTCGACGCGATCGTCACCTTCAATGCGCTGCGGCACGAGGTGATGGAGTCGATCGTGGACAAGTTCATCGCCCAGCTCGAGGCGCAGCTCGCGGAGCGGAAGATCGCGGTCGCGCTGACCGACGAGGCGCGGGCGCATCTGGCGCGGCGCGGCTACGACCCGAAGTTCGGCGCGCGGCCGCTGGCCCGCGTCGTCCAGACCGAGGTCCGCGACCCGCTGACCAACGAGATCCTCTTCGGCCGCCTCGAGCGGGGCGGCACGGTGACGATCGGCCTCGACGGCGAGCGTCTGACGTTCAGCGTGAACTGA